A single Thermaerobacter sp. FW80 DNA region contains:
- the clpP gene encoding ATP-dependent Clp endopeptidase proteolytic subunit ClpP — MNLVPYVIEQTNRGERAYDIYSRLLKDRIVFIGTPIDDVVANSVIAQLLFLQTDDPDRDISIYINSPGGSVDSGLAIYDTMQHIKPDVATYCVGLAASMAAILLAGGAKGKRYALPHSRIMIHQPHSQVGGTASDVKIYADQLLKLRQVANEILSKHTGQPLERIERDTERDFFMTAEEAKAYGIIDHVLEPRPKRSDG, encoded by the coding sequence ATGAACCTGGTGCCGTACGTCATCGAGCAGACCAACCGGGGGGAGCGGGCCTACGACATCTACTCGCGGCTCCTCAAGGACCGCATCGTCTTCATCGGCACGCCCATCGACGACGTGGTGGCCAACTCCGTGATCGCCCAGCTGCTGTTCCTCCAGACCGACGATCCCGACCGGGACATCTCCATCTACATCAACAGCCCGGGCGGCAGCGTGGACTCGGGGCTGGCCATCTACGACACGATGCAGCACATCAAGCCCGACGTCGCCACCTACTGCGTCGGGCTGGCCGCCAGCATGGCCGCGATCCTCCTGGCGGGCGGGGCGAAGGGGAAGCGGTACGCCCTGCCCCACTCGCGCATCATGATCCACCAGCCCCACTCCCAGGTCGGCGGGACGGCGTCGGACGTGAAGATCTACGCCGACCAGCTGCTGAAGCTGCGGCAGGTGGCCAACGAGATCCTGAGCAAGCACACGGGGCAGCCGCTGGAGCGGATCGAGCGGGACACCGAGCGCGACTTCTTCATGACCGCGGAGGAGGCCAAGGCGTACGGGATCATCGATCACGTCCTGGAGCCGCGGCCCAAGCGGTCGGACGGGTGA